The Sabethes cyaneus chromosome 3, idSabCyanKW18_F2, whole genome shotgun sequence DNA window AATGAGCAATGTCCGGGTGATGATGAGCAGCATTCAGTGAAATGAAACCAAAAAACAAACTTGCCGACAGTACAATAACCACCCATATTTTGAATACCGTTGCAAACCCACAGGAACCAGTAGTGTACATAAAAATTGGTAATATCAGACTAACAAGGTCTTCAGCTCGAAATACATTTTTGCCACTCAACAATAGTTCGACGAATCTACAAATAAGAAcacagaaaataaataaacaaatacgtaaaTTGAAGGCATAATTTTTTAACACACCGTTTtgaaaattcaacaaaaaatatgagCGTAAATACTATCGGTTCATAAAACCATGATCCATATCGTTGAATAAAATTCCAGGGTGCCGGCAACCAACACAAAAATGGTTCGAATAGCAGTATCTCCAAATCCAGAACCGAGTTTGGATACATATGATGAGAGAGCACGTGCGATATTCTTTGCTCCCTGTAAGAtagataaaattataattttccaCTCGCGAAAGCATTTACATTTTCCTCGAAACCTGTAAGTTAGAAGCAACAGATTGTACGCGAGCACTCTCCAGGTGTCCTTGCGATGATAGAAATTATGCGCGCAATTCATAACCCAGCAGATGGCTAATCCGCACGTCGTCGCCACTAGGAGGCTATTAAATTTTACAGCCAAAAATGCAAGCAAAAAGGACGTTGCCAGTAGTGCATCCTGAATAATTTCTGACCGGCGTTTTGGCGTTTGGTCTAGACTATTCAGCTTTCCAGCTACCCGTCGTTTCAATGTGCGATAAAATCCCGTTTCATCGAAAGTTAACTTTATATTTCGAACTTCCCGCGCTGCACGCACTTTGTAGCTAGGCAGAATATTTGCCGCCTTGTTTGTGAGGTGATGGGTTTCGAATGCTTCCGTTATATCGGTTCCCTGCAAATAGTTCGGCTGGTCTTAGCAAGTGTTTCGGCAACGGGAATAAAAACTAACCTTAGTCATTTGGAGCCATTCCGCGCCACCAGGATGTCGATCAACGAATTCAGTCAAGTCGTATAAAGTATCATGAATCCGCCATAGGCCTTCGGCCCCGTCTTCTTGCCGCTTGTAATCCAACCAACGATAAACAGTTTTGAAACGGCTACTTCGGAACGCTGGGCGATTTGTGATGATAATTGGATTTGGAGAATCCTTTTCCGCAGTCCAGTTGACCATGataaaatattttgcttttcaAATACCTTATGATGTATTACATCCGTGTTTTGATGCGGATCCTTGTTTTTCCACCGTATATCTAAATAGTATATAATAACGTTATATATTAATTTGAAACTCAAaagctgaaacacaaattttatgtTAGTTTTTGatgcaggactacgtcttatgagAAGTTAGAgtgtcattttaactttttagctttattttcttttctttttcgacaaaaaaaaaatttttttgcggcgcacatattttttttagaaaggcaatttcagtatctacaactttgctgaagacactatttcaaccaattaaaccatttttccaatataaaatatttaatggattagcaccatttttggttatgcccttttgaaaaagcagtctAGATCTTaaaaaataactgatatgataaaatgacatattttccaaagtttcagctaaatcaaaaatgacaaattaaaatcgatttgcgaaACTCCGTGGAATCATTCTCATGTCAAATGGCGCTTGCGGGGTTTCTCAAATAAACTATTCAAATGGTGATCGAAGATCCGCAATTGCTCCTGAGACAAAACACGCAATTCAAAGATATTTGTTTTGAAGCTATCACTTGATCGCTAAGCCGATGAAGTGCTTAAAGTACAAATATTGAGGATGTACCTAACAATAAGCAGAACGTGGCGCGGTATCAAAATAGCAATaagcaaaagtaaaaaaattatcCCTTGTTTTCACAGATGAAGGTGTGAAAATCAATGCAGTACCTATTAGGGGAACTTCATAAGCGCCAGGCAGCCCTTAAGGGGTGATATACAgttataattttcgaaaaagcGACTTTCTCTTTATTTCTTGATCATAGTGTACAAATATT harbors:
- the LOC128740256 gene encoding cytochrome b5-related protein-like: MVNWTAEKDSPNPIIITNRPAFRSSRFKTVYRWLDYKRQEDGAEGLWRIHDTLYDLTEFVDRHPGGAEWLQMTKGTDITEAFETHHLTNKAANILPSYKVRAAREVRNIKLTFDETGFYRTLKRRVAGKLNSLDQTPKRRSEIIQDALLATSFLLAFLAVKFNSLLVATTCGLAICWVMNCAHNFYHRKDTWRVLAYNLLLLTYREQRISHVLSHHMYPNSVLDLEILLFEPFLCWLPAPWNFIQRYGSWFYEPIVFTLIFFVEFSKRFVELLLSGKNVFRAEDLVSLILPIFMYTTGSCGFATVFKIWVVIVLSASLFFGFISLNAAHHHPDIAHSGDLIPADIDFGVYQLLTVIDRSDITDPHISILTSFGHHSLHHMFPTLDHALLPQLFPVFLETCTEFNMVHRRYPWWRMIMGQYKQLARIEYRSHCIPKTNL